One Terriglobia bacterium genomic region harbors:
- a CDS encoding stage V sporulation protein D, whose amino-acid sequence MPSQFKKLAQTRILILGIVALLWSFVILVRLFDLQVVRHGEMMDKALRQQQHIVNIVPHRGVIYDRQHRELAISVDVDSLAAWGSQIKDPKSVAHSLARLLHMETSEIESKLNSTRGFVWIKRKLEKPEADAVRALNLKGLEFIKESKRFYPKRELAAQVLGYVGVDNEGLGGIEHYYDSKIKGAPGHFFVLVDARRQRYGRKESSRSPGDDTILTIDENIQYITQKALDAAMEATHSEGGTAIVMNPRTGEILSLANSPDFNPNSYKATNPDTWKNRAVQSIYEPGSTFKIITVAAALEEGLTTPEEVIDCQMGAIVLAGHTIHDHERLGALTVSQVIEKSSDVGAIKLGLRLGDQRLYKFIRAFGFGSPTGVDVPGEARGIARDPNQWSKISVGAISMGQEVGVTPLQVLRAVSTIANDGVAVRPYLAKSIVDSSGNLVFANTPLYEQVISARTAVMMKKMLEGVVLEGTGRKAKLEGYTAAGKTGTAQKTDPQTGRYYHNKYVASFAGFTPVNNPELAIIVVLDSPEGYLHQGGQVAAPVWKEIAEQTLRYLNIPPELPLMNVARKTAPAVASAEIMDFEPNEVSETAEVQATPAPVVPSNYSVRPVADSGNTGETRVEEEQSFRAGVNTIPVPSLLGKSLREAAVDCQQVGLELGVVGSGFVIKQHPLAGALVPPHSRVVAKFARKPEKGAL is encoded by the coding sequence ATGCCCTCTCAGTTCAAAAAACTCGCACAGACCAGAATACTGATCCTCGGAATCGTGGCCCTGTTATGGTCCTTTGTGATTCTCGTGCGCTTGTTCGACCTGCAGGTGGTGCGGCATGGAGAGATGATGGACAAGGCCCTCCGGCAACAACAGCACATCGTCAACATCGTTCCCCATCGGGGTGTAATTTACGACCGCCAGCACCGTGAGCTGGCGATCAGCGTCGACGTCGACTCGCTGGCCGCATGGGGCAGCCAGATCAAAGACCCCAAGTCAGTGGCGCACAGCCTCGCCCGCCTCCTCCATATGGAGACCAGTGAAATTGAATCGAAACTCAATTCGACCCGGGGCTTTGTGTGGATCAAACGGAAGCTTGAGAAACCGGAGGCGGACGCCGTTCGGGCCCTCAACCTCAAAGGCCTGGAATTCATCAAGGAGAGCAAGCGGTTTTATCCGAAAAGGGAACTCGCGGCCCAGGTCCTGGGCTACGTGGGGGTCGACAATGAGGGGTTGGGTGGGATTGAGCATTACTATGACAGCAAGATCAAGGGGGCGCCCGGTCACTTCTTTGTGCTGGTCGACGCCCGGCGCCAACGTTACGGCCGCAAGGAGAGCAGCCGGTCCCCGGGCGATGACACGATCCTCACTATTGACGAGAACATCCAGTACATCACCCAGAAGGCACTGGATGCAGCCATGGAGGCGACCCACTCCGAAGGGGGCACCGCGATCGTCATGAATCCCCGGACCGGGGAAATCCTCTCCCTGGCAAATTCTCCCGACTTCAATCCTAACAGCTACAAGGCCACGAATCCCGATACCTGGAAAAACCGTGCCGTGCAATCCATTTACGAGCCCGGCTCCACATTCAAGATTATTACCGTGGCTGCCGCCCTGGAAGAAGGACTGACGACGCCGGAAGAGGTGATCGACTGTCAGATGGGGGCCATCGTTCTGGCAGGCCATACGATCCACGATCATGAGCGGCTGGGAGCGCTGACCGTCAGCCAGGTCATCGAGAAATCCAGCGATGTGGGCGCCATCAAGCTGGGGCTGCGCCTGGGTGACCAGCGGCTCTACAAATTCATCCGTGCCTTCGGGTTTGGTTCGCCCACCGGCGTCGATGTCCCCGGCGAAGCCCGGGGCATTGCGCGCGATCCGAATCAATGGTCGAAGATTTCGGTGGGCGCCATTTCGATGGGGCAGGAAGTGGGGGTCACCCCGTTGCAGGTCTTACGCGCGGTATCGACAATCGCCAACGACGGGGTGGCAGTGCGGCCTTATCTTGCGAAATCGATCGTCGATTCCAGCGGAAACCTGGTGTTCGCGAATACACCCCTGTACGAGCAGGTCATCAGCGCACGCACGGCGGTGATGATGAAGAAGATGCTGGAGGGTGTCGTGCTGGAGGGGACAGGTCGAAAAGCCAAACTGGAGGGCTATACCGCTGCCGGGAAGACAGGAACAGCCCAGAAGACCGATCCCCAGACGGGCCGCTATTACCACAACAAGTACGTGGCCTCCTTCGCCGGATTTACCCCGGTGAATAACCCTGAACTGGCGATTATTGTGGTGCTGGATTCGCCGGAAGGGTATCTCCACCAGGGGGGCCAGGTCGCGGCGCCCGTGTGGAAAGAAATCGCCGAGCAGACCTTGAGGTACCTGAATATCCCCCCCGAGTTGCCCCTGATGAATGTTGCCAGAAAGACCGCGCCCGCGGTGGCCAGCGCGGAAATTATGGATTTTGAGCCCAACGAGGTTTCTGAGACCGCCGAGGTCCAGGCCACCCCGGCGCCTGTCGTGCCGTCAAACTACTCAGTCCGGCCCGTTGCGGATTCCGGGAATACGGGGGAGACCCGGGTCGAGGAAGAGCAATCGTTCCGAGCCGGGGTGAACACCATTCCCGTCCCCAGCCTCCTGGGCAAGTCGTTGCGTGAAGCGGCGGTTGATTGTCAGCAAGTGGGGTTGGAACTGGGCGTGGTGGGATCGGGGTTTGTCATCAAGCAGCATCCCCTGGCGGGAGCACTGGTCCCGCCCCACTCCCGGGTGGTCGCCAAATTTGCCCGGAAACCGGAAAAAGGCGCCCTGTGA
- a CDS encoding cell division protein FtsL yields the protein MNDVFYLKPVDNSRIRKPIDLRMSLELGSWLLVASVVVIALLVQAWERVEIRQFGYRIEQVRSETDSIQQENHLLLVERAALRSPRRIDSLARGNLGMTFPLQQQAIVLDATHTLGDQPVMAQVHSAGATIPPKPRGVE from the coding sequence ATGAACGACGTTTTTTACCTCAAACCTGTAGACAACTCACGAATCCGGAAACCGATCGATTTAAGGATGAGCCTGGAGCTGGGATCCTGGCTGCTGGTGGCTTCGGTGGTAGTCATCGCACTTCTGGTTCAGGCCTGGGAGCGCGTGGAAATCCGCCAGTTCGGCTATCGCATCGAGCAGGTGCGTTCCGAAACGGATTCGATTCAGCAGGAGAACCATCTCCTCCTGGTGGAGCGGGCGGCTCTTCGGAGTCCGCGACGGATTGACAGCCTGGCGCGGGGCAACCTGGGAATGACATTTCCGCTGCAGCAACAAGCGATTGTCCTGGATGCCACTCATACCCTCGGCGATCAGCCCGTCATGGCGCAGGTCCATTCCGCGGGGGCGACAATCCCCCCCAAACCTCGCGGGGTGGAATGA
- the rsmH gene encoding 16S rRNA (cytosine(1402)-N(4))-methyltransferase RsmH has product MVDEAPHHPVLVEEVLQYVHWREGGTYIDATLGAGGHAEALLQLDPRARVFGFDVDAAALDLACRRLKVFGERFQAVHSNFTEMGTYLKGQGTGFVDGILADLGMSSMQLDQAERGFSFLIEGPLDMRMDARQALRAEDVVNHFSETVLADLIYRYGEERYSRRIARAIVSHRPLSSTTQLAEVVARCFGGGRRQRIHPATRTFQALRIAVNEELSALSRFLNEIPALLPPGGRTVIISFHSLEDRPVKQAFREWHKQGWARILTPHVVTSSETEKRINPRSRSAKLRAAERSSQALDSAVEK; this is encoded by the coding sequence ATGGTGGATGAAGCCCCTCATCATCCCGTCCTGGTGGAAGAGGTTTTGCAGTATGTACACTGGCGAGAAGGCGGAACCTACATTGATGCGACCCTGGGTGCGGGAGGTCATGCCGAAGCCCTCCTCCAGCTTGATCCCCGCGCCCGTGTTTTCGGATTCGACGTCGACGCGGCCGCTCTCGATCTTGCCTGCCGGCGACTGAAGGTGTTCGGGGAACGGTTTCAAGCAGTCCACTCCAACTTTACTGAAATGGGCACATATCTAAAAGGTCAGGGAACAGGATTTGTCGACGGGATCCTCGCCGATCTCGGGATGTCGTCCATGCAGCTGGACCAGGCGGAGCGTGGCTTCAGTTTTCTGATCGAAGGTCCCCTGGATATGCGAATGGACGCACGGCAGGCGTTGCGGGCGGAGGACGTCGTCAACCATTTCTCGGAAACGGTCCTGGCAGATCTGATTTATCGGTACGGGGAAGAGCGGTATTCCCGGCGCATTGCCCGCGCCATTGTCTCCCATCGCCCCCTCTCGAGTACCACCCAGCTGGCGGAAGTGGTGGCGCGTTGCTTTGGGGGCGGCCGGCGGCAGCGGATTCATCCGGCCACCCGGACGTTTCAAGCGTTGCGCATTGCGGTCAACGAGGAGCTCAGCGCCCTGTCTCGCTTTCTGAACGAAATCCCCGCACTGCTGCCTCCCGGGGGCCGCACTGTCATCATCAGCTTCCACTCCCTCGAGGATCGGCCGGTCAAGCAGGCGTTCCGGGAGTGGCACAAACAGGGTTGGGCGCGGATTCTGACCCCGCATGTGGTGACCTCCTCGGAGACCGAGAAAAGAATCAATCCGCGCAGCCGGAGCGCCAAGTTGCGGGCTGCCGAGAGAAGCAGCCAGGCTTTAGATTCAGCGGTTGAAAAATAA
- a CDS encoding division/cell wall cluster transcriptional repressor MraZ: MLRGNYLATVDEKGRLKIPTVFRNALLEDYTNEFYVTSPNGDSVRIYPMAEWVKIEEKLARLSTFHRTKKKFLNRTNYFGQGVEMDNQGRVLIPAPLREAAQMKGDVAVLGQLLYLDVWNNDRFMNDIKSNPLTEEDEKILEELGI, from the coding sequence ATGCTCCGCGGCAACTATCTGGCGACTGTCGACGAAAAAGGGCGGCTGAAAATTCCGACGGTCTTCCGCAACGCCCTCCTGGAAGATTACACCAATGAATTCTACGTGACCAGTCCGAACGGAGACTCGGTCCGCATTTACCCCATGGCGGAGTGGGTCAAGATTGAAGAGAAGCTGGCGCGTCTCTCCACGTTTCATCGCACGAAAAAGAAATTCTTGAATCGCACCAATTATTTCGGGCAGGGGGTGGAGATGGACAACCAGGGCCGCGTCCTCATTCCCGCCCCCCTGCGTGAGGCAGCGCAGATGAAGGGGGATGTGGCGGTGCTGGGGCAGTTGCTTTACCTCGACGTGTGGAACAACGACCGCTTCATGAATGATATCAAGAGCAATCCGTTGACGGAAGAGGATGAGAAGATCCTCGAAGAGCTTGGAATTTAG
- a CDS encoding LemA family protein → MGRKFLIGLLVVVLFVGLVGIILVGQYITVRNSLVQKREDVRQKWSQVENVMQRRADLIPNLVATVKGYATHEQKVFDDIAAARAALGGARSPQEAIAANGRLDTALSRLLVVVENYPNLKADQQFLSLQAQLEGTENRIAQERRRYNEAIQDYNTYLQVFPHNIFASMSGFTYNNDYFKASEGAKEVPKVDFSK, encoded by the coding sequence ATGGGAAGAAAATTCTTGATTGGTTTGCTGGTGGTCGTGTTGTTCGTGGGGCTGGTGGGAATCATCCTGGTAGGGCAGTACATCACGGTGCGCAACAGCCTGGTTCAAAAGCGCGAGGACGTGCGACAAAAGTGGTCCCAGGTGGAAAATGTCATGCAGCGTCGCGCCGACTTGATTCCCAACCTGGTGGCCACGGTGAAGGGCTATGCCACCCATGAGCAGAAAGTATTCGATGATATTGCCGCGGCCCGCGCGGCTTTGGGAGGCGCGCGATCGCCGCAGGAAGCCATTGCCGCCAACGGCCGGTTGGACACGGCGCTGAGCCGGCTGCTGGTGGTGGTCGAGAACTATCCGAACCTGAAGGCGGATCAACAGTTCTTGAGTCTCCAGGCCCAGTTGGAAGGAACCGAGAACCGCATCGCCCAGGAGCGGCGCCGGTACAACGAGGCGATCCAGGATTACAACACCTACTTGCAGGTTTTCCCTCACAACATTTTCGCTTCGATGAGCGGCTTCACTTACAACAACGACTACTTCAAGGCGAGTGAAGGCGCGAAGGAAGTTCCCAAGGTCGACTTCAGCAAGTAG
- a CDS encoding nucleotidyltransferase domain-containing protein has translation METYQESLDKLVAGLQAAFGDELESVILYGSAASNEYHAKHSDLNVLIVVKNSTFHKVGRAGEIARWWNRTGNPPPLFFTAHELAESADVFPIEFSDMKDAHRVLFGQDPLKEIEIDHTHQRLECEHELRGKLLNLRSRYVLVKGDRRESLHLLSQSISSFAVLFRHALHLVGHPTSIRKDEIFKLSAEEFKFEATPFLKILDFRRGDVELKDPDVDPLFEKYFEAIGKVIERVDALAS, from the coding sequence ATGGAGACGTACCAGGAAAGCTTGGACAAGCTGGTGGCGGGACTTCAGGCGGCATTCGGTGACGAACTGGAATCGGTCATCCTGTACGGGTCAGCCGCTTCCAACGAGTATCATGCGAAGCACTCGGACCTGAATGTCCTCATTGTGGTCAAGAATTCCACCTTTCATAAAGTGGGCCGGGCGGGCGAGATTGCCCGGTGGTGGAACCGGACCGGCAATCCGCCTCCGTTGTTCTTCACCGCCCACGAACTCGCAGAATCGGCCGATGTATTTCCGATCGAGTTCAGTGACATGAAGGACGCCCACCGTGTTCTTTTTGGGCAGGACCCCTTGAAGGAGATCGAAATTGATCACACCCATCAGCGCCTGGAATGTGAACACGAGTTGCGCGGAAAGCTCTTGAATCTTCGCAGCCGCTACGTGCTGGTGAAAGGAGATCGGCGGGAATCCCTGCATCTGCTGTCCCAATCGATTTCGTCGTTCGCCGTTCTTTTCCGTCACGCCTTGCACCTGGTGGGGCACCCGACATCGATTCGGAAGGATGAAATCTTTAAATTGTCGGCCGAGGAATTCAAGTTCGAGGCGACCCCCTTCCTCAAGATTCTGGACTTTCGAAGGGGAGATGTGGAACTCAAGGATCCGGACGTGGATCCCTTGTTCGAGAAGTACTTCGAGGCGATCGGGAAAGTCATCGAGCGCGTCGATGCGCTCGCGTCCTAG
- a CDS encoding TPM domain-containing protein, with amino-acid sequence MKWILRLSILLLLAGALLVPVIQHAAQIPLKPQGYVSDFANMLSPTARQQIEQLAVQLEREQRTELAVVTVPSIGDRAVQDYATDLFAQWGIGKKGTDNGLLLLIAKNDRQMWIEVGYGLEDKVPDATASEIYRIIRDRFRQGDYDGGVITGVQMLSSAVGGTLKVPPRRSGSRRSRGGGSGVGIWVLFGIFILFGLLKSIGRAAMGRPAVRSGSSIPWWLIFLIGSGRGGGGSSWGGGGFSGGGGGFGGFGGGMSGGGGAGGGW; translated from the coding sequence ATGAAATGGATCTTGAGGTTGTCGATTTTATTGCTGCTTGCGGGCGCTCTTCTTGTCCCTGTCATACAGCACGCCGCGCAAATTCCGCTCAAGCCCCAGGGATATGTCAGTGATTTTGCCAACATGCTGAGTCCGACGGCGCGGCAGCAGATCGAACAGCTGGCGGTACAACTCGAGCGGGAACAGCGGACTGAACTCGCGGTCGTGACAGTCCCCTCGATCGGCGACCGCGCCGTCCAGGACTATGCCACCGATCTTTTTGCGCAGTGGGGAATTGGAAAGAAGGGCACGGACAACGGCCTCCTGTTGCTGATCGCCAAGAACGATCGACAAATGTGGATCGAGGTGGGATACGGCCTCGAAGACAAAGTTCCCGATGCCACCGCCTCTGAAATCTACCGCATCATTCGCGACCGGTTCCGGCAGGGAGATTACGATGGCGGCGTGATTACGGGCGTGCAGATGTTGTCCTCGGCGGTCGGTGGGACTTTAAAGGTCCCACCTCGCCGCTCGGGATCGCGTCGCAGCCGGGGAGGGGGCTCGGGGGTAGGGATCTGGGTCCTTTTTGGGATTTTCATTTTGTTCGGGTTGCTCAAATCGATTGGTCGCGCCGCCATGGGACGACCGGCGGTTCGCAGCGGATCCTCTATTCCGTGGTGGCTGATTTTCTTGATCGGCAGCGGTCGAGGCGGCGGAGGGAGCTCCTGGGGCGGAGGCGGATTTTCAGGCGGTGGCGGTGGTTTTGGCGGGTTCGGTGGAGGGATGAGCGGCGGCGGGGGCGCGGGCGGAGGCTGGTAA
- the ychF gene encoding redox-regulated ATPase YchF: MKTGIIGFSQVGKTTLFKILTHARVETSKFSGGRAEAHLGIATVADSRLEKLSQKYQPKRTIFATVEYVDVAGIVKGDQKKEKEAAFLVDLRNVEALLHVVRGFDDPGVSFSEGSIDPKRDIENLELELVLADLGIVEKRCERLEKDLKKLKNPELEREQDILRRCKTTLEAGTPLRHLDFPAEEKRRLRGFMFLSAKPILHCINLGDNDSGVIDAAPSRFGLETIAHQPNTAVTAVCGKIESELIELSPEDQQVFLADFGLKESGLERIIHATYQLLDLISFFTVGEDECRAWTIPRNSTALEAAGVIHSDIQKNFIRAEVVSYEDLMACGSLPAAREKGLLRLEGKEHVVLDGDIVHFRHSG, encoded by the coding sequence TTGAAAACCGGCATTATTGGCTTTTCCCAGGTGGGCAAGACCACTTTGTTCAAGATCCTCACGCACGCCCGGGTCGAGACGTCCAAGTTTTCCGGGGGCCGCGCGGAAGCGCATCTAGGAATCGCGACGGTCGCGGACTCACGCCTCGAGAAACTGTCCCAGAAATACCAGCCCAAGCGAACCATTTTCGCGACCGTGGAATATGTGGACGTCGCCGGGATTGTGAAGGGGGACCAGAAAAAGGAAAAAGAGGCCGCGTTCCTGGTGGACCTGCGCAATGTCGAAGCCCTGCTGCACGTGGTTCGTGGCTTCGACGACCCCGGTGTCTCCTTCTCTGAGGGTTCGATCGATCCGAAGCGCGATATCGAGAATCTGGAACTGGAACTGGTGCTGGCCGACCTCGGGATCGTGGAAAAGCGATGCGAGCGCCTGGAAAAAGATCTGAAGAAACTCAAGAATCCGGAGCTGGAACGCGAACAGGACATCCTGCGGCGCTGCAAGACGACCCTCGAAGCCGGGACGCCGCTGCGCCATCTTGACTTCCCCGCGGAAGAGAAGAGACGCCTGCGCGGCTTCATGTTTCTTTCCGCCAAACCCATCCTGCATTGCATCAACCTGGGCGACAACGACAGCGGCGTGATCGATGCGGCGCCCTCCCGGTTTGGCCTGGAGACGATCGCCCACCAGCCCAACACGGCGGTCACGGCGGTCTGTGGAAAGATCGAATCGGAGTTAATTGAGCTCTCCCCTGAGGATCAACAGGTTTTTCTGGCGGATTTCGGCCTGAAAGAGTCGGGGCTGGAACGCATCATTCACGCCACCTACCAGCTTTTGGATTTGATTTCCTTTTTCACCGTGGGTGAGGACGAGTGTCGTGCCTGGACGATCCCGCGCAACTCGACCGCCCTGGAAGCGGCCGGCGTCATCCACTCCGACATCCAGAAGAATTTCATCCGGGCCGAGGTCGTCAGCTATGAGGATCTCATGGCGTGCGGCAGCCTTCCCGCAGCGCGGGAGAAGGGGCTCTTAAGACTCGAAGGGAAAGAGCACGTCGTCCTCGACGGCGACATCGTCCATTTTCGCCACAGCGGTTGA
- a CDS encoding ZIP family metal transporter translates to MELTFSIFAYGLVAALANVFGGFLIVQREWHRGFLKYFIALGSGYMLAVATLEMIPESINRMRPHAALLILGGYLMVHFFEHTITPHFHFGEEIHSHEVMKPAVGLSSLFGLIIHTFFDGVSIASGFLISRPLGLLIFVAVLLHKIPEGFTVASVMLSSGRSKRFAMIAAISLGLSTLLGVLLMTLTRHWVNYGLPVTAGVALYVAASDLMPEVNKEPGFRMALVVFAGVIFFSFTKWLLEGGL, encoded by the coding sequence ATGGAACTCACTTTCAGCATCTTCGCTTACGGACTGGTCGCCGCCCTGGCCAATGTCTTCGGCGGCTTTCTCATTGTCCAGCGCGAATGGCACCGGGGTTTCCTGAAATATTTCATAGCGCTCGGATCCGGGTACATGCTGGCGGTTGCCACCTTGGAGATGATCCCTGAAAGCATCAACCGGATGCGTCCGCACGCCGCCCTCCTGATCCTCGGCGGTTATCTCATGGTCCATTTCTTCGAACACACCATCACTCCCCATTTTCACTTCGGAGAGGAAATTCACTCGCACGAGGTCATGAAGCCGGCCGTCGGCCTCTCTTCCCTGTTCGGACTGATCATCCACACCTTTTTCGACGGCGTGTCGATCGCCTCGGGGTTCCTCATCTCGCGACCGCTGGGGCTGTTGATCTTCGTCGCCGTGCTGCTGCACAAGATTCCCGAAGGATTTACCGTGGCCTCCGTCATGCTCTCCTCCGGCAGAAGCAAGCGGTTTGCAATGATCGCGGCGATCTCGCTGGGCCTGTCAACCCTGCTGGGGGTGCTCTTGATGACGCTGACCCGGCATTGGGTGAATTACGGATTGCCGGTCACGGCGGGAGTGGCTTTGTATGTGGCGGCTTCCGACCTCATGCCCGAGGTGAACAAGGAACCGGGGTTTCGAATGGCCCTGGTGGTCTTTGCAGGAGTGATATTTTTCTCGTTTACGAAGTGGCTCTTAGAGGGCGGGCTCTAG
- a CDS encoding cytochrome c: MRKGRWIGIFLLAGFSIVFLGFSSFGHRGESVREGSDQKAAGERSAGNPVKPTPKSIDAGKRAFQDKCEICHGEKADGSGEMATMLHPKPANLTDPSKVGRLTDKEVFDFITRGKDAMPKFDDLPEEVRWNLVNFIRSVESKTTGARNDSGKKD; encoded by the coding sequence ATGAGAAAGGGTCGGTGGATAGGAATTTTCCTCCTTGCAGGATTCAGCATTGTGTTCCTGGGGTTCTCCTCCTTTGGCCATCGGGGTGAGAGTGTTCGAGAAGGTTCAGATCAGAAGGCGGCAGGGGAGCGGAGTGCGGGAAATCCGGTCAAGCCGACCCCTAAATCCATCGATGCCGGGAAAAGGGCGTTTCAGGACAAGTGTGAGATATGCCACGGAGAGAAGGCGGATGGCAGCGGTGAGATGGCAACCATGTTGCATCCCAAGCCCGCCAATTTGACCGATCCAAGCAAGGTGGGAAGACTCACCGACAAGGAAGTGTTTGATTTCATCACGCGGGGCAAGGATGCGATGCCCAAGTTCGACGATCTGCCCGAGGAGGTTCGCTGGAATTTGGTGAACTTCATACGCTCCGTGGAATCAAAGACCACGGGAGCGCGCAACGACTCCGGGAAGAAGGATTGA
- a CDS encoding Dabb family protein, producing the protein MLRHIVFFKYKTETPPERRQNFLHMLRALPERVPGIASAEVGEDVMHMQRSFDVAIVFTFADRAALEVYSAHPEHVTLVEESRRINEKVCSVDFEVK; encoded by the coding sequence ATGTTACGCCACATCGTATTTTTCAAGTATAAGACAGAGACCCCTCCGGAGCGGCGACAGAACTTCCTGCACATGCTTCGAGCCCTCCCTGAGCGAGTCCCCGGAATCGCCTCCGCGGAAGTGGGGGAAGACGTAATGCACATGCAACGATCGTTTGATGTCGCCATCGTCTTCACCTTCGCCGATCGAGCGGCTTTGGAGGTTTACTCTGCGCATCCCGAACATGTCACCCTGGTGGAGGAATCACGACGCATTAACGAGAAGGTTTGCTCCGTTGACTTTGAAGTCAAATGA
- a CDS encoding sigma 54-interacting transcriptional regulator has translation MTYDADFRITRFNRAAEEITGYSAEEAIGQTCRHIFRCTACDPSCGMFTTVQNQIPEKDTEVRLERKNGEIRIARVSTAILRDTGDRIAGIVVTFRDISELMTLKKELIGRYQFHSIIGKSHRMQETFALIEDVGESDATVLVLGESGTGKELIARAIHHQSRRSQFPFVKVNCSALAETLLESELFGHVKGAFTGAYRDKIGRFELAQQGSIFLDEIGDISPNIQLKLLRILQEREVERVGDSKVITVDVRIIAATNRNLRQLVDEFKFREDLFYRLNVIPVSIPPLRERKEDIPLLLDHFISQFNEETGKNIAGITKEALNIMMDFDWPGNIRQLENAVEHAFVKTHGRSIEPVSLPIEICLGSKHFQVSQQGAMDEREKLIAALQQAGWNKAKASRELGIDRVTLWRKMKKFNISAP, from the coding sequence ATGACCTACGACGCCGACTTCAGGATCACCCGATTCAATCGGGCAGCTGAGGAGATTACCGGTTACTCGGCTGAGGAAGCCATTGGGCAGACCTGCCGCCATATCTTTCGTTGCACCGCGTGCGATCCTTCGTGTGGCATGTTTACGACGGTGCAGAATCAAATCCCCGAAAAGGACACCGAGGTTCGCCTGGAGCGCAAGAATGGGGAGATTCGCATCGCTCGTGTGAGCACAGCCATCCTTCGCGACACCGGCGACCGCATTGCGGGGATCGTGGTCACCTTCCGCGATATCAGCGAGCTGATGACCCTGAAGAAGGAGCTCATCGGGCGATATCAATTCCACAGCATCATCGGGAAGAGTCACCGCATGCAGGAGACGTTTGCCCTCATTGAAGATGTGGGGGAATCCGACGCCACGGTATTAGTTCTCGGAGAGAGTGGAACCGGCAAGGAACTGATTGCCCGCGCCATCCATCATCAGAGCCGCCGTTCTCAGTTTCCCTTTGTAAAAGTCAACTGTTCCGCCCTGGCGGAAACCCTGCTTGAGAGTGAGCTCTTCGGCCATGTGAAGGGGGCCTTCACAGGCGCCTACCGGGACAAGATCGGGCGTTTCGAACTCGCGCAGCAGGGATCTATTTTTCTCGATGAAATCGGGGACATCTCGCCGAACATCCAGTTGAAGCTTTTGCGGATTTTGCAGGAGCGTGAAGTGGAGAGGGTCGGGGATTCCAAGGTCATCACGGTGGATGTCCGCATCATTGCCGCCACCAACCGGAACCTGCGACAGTTGGTGGACGAGTTCAAGTTCCGGGAAGATCTGTTTTACCGGCTCAATGTCATTCCGGTTTCGATCCCGCCGCTGCGCGAACGAAAGGAAGACATCCCGTTGCTCCTCGATCATTTTATCTCCCAATTCAACGAAGAGACGGGAAAGAACATCGCGGGAATTACCAAAGAGGCGCTCAATATCATGATGGACTTTGACTGGCCCGGGAATATCCGCCAGCTCGAGAATGCCGTGGAGCATGCCTTTGTGAAGACCCACGGCCGATCCATTGAACCGGTCTCTCTGCCTATTGAGATCTGCCTGGGCTCGAAGCACTTTCAAGTCTCCCAGCAGGGGGCGATGGACGAACGTGAGAAGCTCATCGCCGCATTGCAACAGGCAGGCTGGAACAAGGCAAAGGCCAGTCGGGAGCTCGGAATCGACCGCGTCACCTTGTGGCGTAAGATGAAGAAATTTAATATCTCTGCACCTTAA
- a CDS encoding MerR family transcriptional regulator, with translation MASVAPTNNLIKIGALARNAHVSLRTLRYYEEIGLIAPASHSKGGHRLYSGDDVKKLEVINYLKSLPLSLDEIKEIFTVKRNAPAREKKEQVAVLTKLLESKLGAVNGRIRELTEVKDELAGMVDILRECARCEGKPLLEAESCSDCAAIERHGHAPLMMSVFLERGA, from the coding sequence ATGGCAAGTGTGGCACCTACCAACAATTTGATCAAGATCGGGGCCCTGGCCAGAAATGCGCATGTCTCTTTGAGAACCCTTCGATATTACGAGGAGATCGGGCTGATCGCTCCCGCTTCCCATAGCAAAGGGGGGCATCGGCTGTACTCAGGGGATGATGTCAAAAAACTGGAAGTCATTAACTATCTGAAGTCACTCCCGCTCTCCCTGGACGAAATTAAGGAGATCTTCACCGTCAAGAGGAACGCGCCCGCGCGCGAGAAAAAAGAACAGGTTGCCGTGCTTACGAAGTTGCTGGAGTCCAAATTGGGAGCCGTCAACGGCAGGATCCGGGAATTGACGGAGGTCAAGGATGAACTGGCCGGGATGGTCGACATTCTCCGTGAATGTGCCCGATGCGAAGGAAAACCTCTGCTGGAAGCGGAATCCTGTAGTGACTGCGCAGCCATTGAGCGTCATGGTCACGCGCCCTTAATGATGTCTGTTTTTCTGGAACGAGGCGCCTAA